Proteins from a single region of Harpia harpyja isolate bHarHar1 chromosome 14, bHarHar1 primary haplotype, whole genome shotgun sequence:
- the FES gene encoding tyrosine-protein kinase Fes/Fps isoform X4: MGFGPELWCPQGHSALLRLQDSELRLLELMKKWMSQRAKSDREYAGMLHHMFSQLEKQEGPGQLRTGDHGGQIGESWWVLASRTETLSQILRQHAEELAAGPLAKLSLLIRDKQQLRKAFSEQWQQLSQEYARITQQEMEKLKAQYRSLARDSAQAKRKYQEASKDKERDKAKEKYVRSLWKLYALHNQYVLAVQAATLHHHHHYQRALPSLHQSLYSLQQEMVLVLKEILREYYSISSLVQEDVLAVHREIASAIQAIEPATEYSGFIQSHRYGSELPLAVSFDESLLEETESLAPGELQLNELTVESVQHSLTSVKEELAAAMEVVSSKEQRVQELQAEIRDAEQGRSLGERVHLLGKRQGLQEVQQQLEVCLCTQAKLQAQRDLLAGKLAELGAGDPLPALPVQEDRQSVSSVEQERSRATTLETLKNHISGIFSPKYSVWYHGAIPRVEVQELLSCSGDFLVRESQGKQEYVLSVLWDGQLRHFIIQAADNMYRLEGEGFPTIPLLIEHLLQSQQPITRKSGIILARAVPKDKWVLNHEDVLLGERIGRGNFGEVFSGRLRADNTPVAVKSCRETLPPELKARFLQEARILKQYNHPNIVRLIGVCTQKQPIYIVMELVQGGDFLSFLRNKGPHLRVKELIKMTENAAAGMEYLESKHCIHRDLAARNCLVTEKNALKISDFGMSREEEDGIYASTGGMKQIPVKWTAPEALNYGRYSSESDVWSFGILLWEAFSLGAVPYANLSNQQTREAVEQGMRLDPPEQCPEEVYRLMQQCWEYEPHKRPSFSTIHQDLITIRKRHR; encoded by the exons ATGGGCTTCGGGCCAGAGCTGTGGTGCCCGCAGGGGCACAGCGCACTGCTGCGGCTGCAGGACAGCGAGCTGCGCCTCCTGGAGCTGATGAAGAAGTGGATGTCACAGCGCGCCAAGAGCGACCGGGAGTATGCGGGGATGCTGCACCACATGTTCTCCCAGCTGGAGAAGCAGGAGGGCCCTGGGCAGCTCCGCACTGGTGACCACGGTGGACAGATCGGGGAG TCCTGGTGGGTGCTGGCGAGCCGGACGGAGACGCTGAGCCAGATCCTGCGGCAGCACGCAGAGGAGCTGGCGGCAGGGCCGCTGGCCAAGCTGAGCCTGCTCATCCGCGACAAGCAGCAGCTCCGCAAGGCCTTCAGCgagcagtggcagcagctcagccaggaGTATGCCCGG ATCACGCAGCAGGAGATGGAGAAGCTGAAGGCGCAGTACCGCAGCCTGGCACGCGACAGTGCCCAGGCCAAGCGCAAGTATCAGGAGGCCAGCAAAG ACAAGGAGCGGGACAAGGCGAAGGAGAAGTACGTGCGCAGCCTCTGGAAGCTCTATGCTCTGCACAACCAGTACGTGCTGGCCGTGCAGGCAGCCAcgctccaccaccaccaccactaccaaCGGGCACTGCCCAGCCTCCACCAGTCCCTTTACAGCCTGCAGCAGGAGATGGTCCTCGTCCT GAAGGAGATCCTCAGAGAGTACTACAGCATCAGCAGCCTGGTGCAGGAGGACGTGCTGGCTGTGCACCGGGAAATTGCCAGCGCGATCCAGGCCATCGAGCCGGCCACGGAGTACAGCGGCTTCATCCAGAGCCACAG GTATGGCTCCGAGTTGCCGCTGGCCGTGTCCTTTGATGAGAGCTTGCTGGAGGAGACAGAGAGCCTGGCACCAGGGGAGCTGCAGCTGAACGAACTGACTGTGGAGAGCGTCCAGCACTC CCTGACATCGGtcaaggaggagctggcggccgcCATGGAGGTCGTGAGCAGCAAGGAGCAGCGGGTGCAGGAGCTGCAGGCGGAGATCCGGGATGCGGAGCAGGGCCGGAGCCTTGGGGAGCG GGTGCACTTGCTGGGCAAgcggcaggggctgcaggaggtgcaGCAGCAGCTCGAGGTCTGCCTCTGCACCCAGGCCAAGCTGCAAGCACAGCGGGACCTGCTGGCCGggaagctggcagagctgggtgccGGGGaccccctgcccgccctgcctgtGCAGGAGGACCGGCAGTCGGTCTCCTCTGTG GAGCAGGAGCGGAGCAGGGCCACCACACTGGAGACCCTCAAGAACCACATCTCAGGCATCTTCAGCCCCAAGTACTCG GTCTGGTACCACGGGGCCATCCCGCGCGTAGAAGTGCAGGAGCTACTGAGCTGCAGTGGGGACTTCCTGGTGCGGGAGAGCCAGGGCAAGCAGGAGTACGTGCTCAGTGTGCTGTGGGATGGGCAGCTCCGGCACTTCATCATCCAGGCTGCTGAC AACATGTACCGGCTGGAGGGGGAGGGCTTCCCCACCATCCCGCTGCTCATCGAGCAcctcctgcagagccagcagcccaTCACCCGGAAGAGCGGGATCATCCTGGCCAGGGCCGTGCCCAAG GACAAATGGGTGCTCAACCATGAGGATGTGCTGCTGGGGGAGCGCATTGGCCGG GGTAACTTTGGGGAGGTATTCAGCGGCCGGCTGCGTGCTGATAACACCCCCGTTGCTGTGAAATCCTGCCGGGAAACCCTCCCGCCTGAACTCAAGGCCAGGTTCCTGCAGGAAGCCAG GATCCTCAAACAGTACAACCACCCGAACATTGTCCGGCTCATTGGCGTCTGCACCCAGAAGCAGCCCATTTACATAGTCATGGAGCTGGTGCAGG GGGGGGACTTCCTGAGCTTCCTGCGCAACAAGGGGCCGCACCTGCGGGTGAAGGAGCTGATCAAGATGACTGAGAATGCTGCTGCTGGCATGGAGTACCTGGAGAGCAAGCACTGCATCCACAG GGACCTGGCCGCTCGCAACTGCCTGGTGACGGAGAAGAATGCCCTGAAGATCAGTGACTTTGGGATGTCacgggaggaggaggatggcatCTACGCCTCCACGGGGGGGATGAAGCAGATCCCTGTCAAGTGGACGGCGCCTGAAGCACTCAATTATG GCCGATACAGCTCGGAGAGCGATGTCTGGAGCTTCGGCATCCTGCTATGGGAAGCCTTCAGCCTGGGCGCCGTCCCCTACGCCAACCTCAGCAACCAGCAGACGCGAGAGGCGGTGGAGCAGG gcATGCGGCTGGACCCCCCCGAGCAGTGCCCCGAGGAGGTGTACCGGCTgatgcagcagtgctgggagtACGAGCCCCACAAGCGGCCCAGCTTCAGCACCATCCACCAGGACCTCATCACCATCCGCAAGAGGCACCGGTGA
- the FES gene encoding tyrosine-protein kinase Fes/Fps isoform X1: MGFGPELWCPQGHSALLRLQDSELRLLELMKKWMSQRAKSDREYAGMLHHMFSQLEKQEGPGQLRTGDHGGQIGESWWVLASRTETLSQILRQHAEELAAGPLAKLSLLIRDKQQLRKAFSEQWQQLSQEYARITQQEMEKLKAQYRSLARDSAQAKRKYQEASKDKERDKAKEKYVRSLWKLYALHNQYVLAVQAATLHHHHHYQRALPSLHQSLYSLQQEMVLVLKEILREYYSISSLVQEDVLAVHREIASAIQAIEPATEYSGFIQSHRYGSELPLAVSFDESLLEETESLAPGELQLNELTVESVQHSLTSVKEELAAAMEVVSSKEQRVQELQAEIRDAEQGRSLGERVHLLGKRQGLQEVQQQLEVCLCTQAKLQAQRDLLAGKLAELGAGDPLPALPVQEDRQSVSSVHTAHVSPQEQERSRATTLETLKNHISGIFSPKYSLPPPMPLIPEVQKPLCQQVWYHGAIPRVEVQELLSCSGDFLVRESQGKQEYVLSVLWDGQLRHFIIQAADNMYRLEGEGFPTIPLLIEHLLQSQQPITRKSGIILARAVPKDKWVLNHEDVLLGERIGRGNFGEVFSGRLRADNTPVAVKSCRETLPPELKARFLQEARILKQYNHPNIVRLIGVCTQKQPIYIVMELVQGGDFLSFLRNKGPHLRVKELIKMTENAAAGMEYLESKHCIHRDLAARNCLVTEKNALKISDFGMSREEEDGIYASTGGMKQIPVKWTAPEALNYGRYSSESDVWSFGILLWEAFSLGAVPYANLSNQQTREAVEQGMRLDPPEQCPEEVYRLMQQCWEYEPHKRPSFSTIHQDLITIRKRHR; this comes from the exons ATGGGCTTCGGGCCAGAGCTGTGGTGCCCGCAGGGGCACAGCGCACTGCTGCGGCTGCAGGACAGCGAGCTGCGCCTCCTGGAGCTGATGAAGAAGTGGATGTCACAGCGCGCCAAGAGCGACCGGGAGTATGCGGGGATGCTGCACCACATGTTCTCCCAGCTGGAGAAGCAGGAGGGCCCTGGGCAGCTCCGCACTGGTGACCACGGTGGACAGATCGGGGAG TCCTGGTGGGTGCTGGCGAGCCGGACGGAGACGCTGAGCCAGATCCTGCGGCAGCACGCAGAGGAGCTGGCGGCAGGGCCGCTGGCCAAGCTGAGCCTGCTCATCCGCGACAAGCAGCAGCTCCGCAAGGCCTTCAGCgagcagtggcagcagctcagccaggaGTATGCCCGG ATCACGCAGCAGGAGATGGAGAAGCTGAAGGCGCAGTACCGCAGCCTGGCACGCGACAGTGCCCAGGCCAAGCGCAAGTATCAGGAGGCCAGCAAAG ACAAGGAGCGGGACAAGGCGAAGGAGAAGTACGTGCGCAGCCTCTGGAAGCTCTATGCTCTGCACAACCAGTACGTGCTGGCCGTGCAGGCAGCCAcgctccaccaccaccaccactaccaaCGGGCACTGCCCAGCCTCCACCAGTCCCTTTACAGCCTGCAGCAGGAGATGGTCCTCGTCCT GAAGGAGATCCTCAGAGAGTACTACAGCATCAGCAGCCTGGTGCAGGAGGACGTGCTGGCTGTGCACCGGGAAATTGCCAGCGCGATCCAGGCCATCGAGCCGGCCACGGAGTACAGCGGCTTCATCCAGAGCCACAG GTATGGCTCCGAGTTGCCGCTGGCCGTGTCCTTTGATGAGAGCTTGCTGGAGGAGACAGAGAGCCTGGCACCAGGGGAGCTGCAGCTGAACGAACTGACTGTGGAGAGCGTCCAGCACTC CCTGACATCGGtcaaggaggagctggcggccgcCATGGAGGTCGTGAGCAGCAAGGAGCAGCGGGTGCAGGAGCTGCAGGCGGAGATCCGGGATGCGGAGCAGGGCCGGAGCCTTGGGGAGCG GGTGCACTTGCTGGGCAAgcggcaggggctgcaggaggtgcaGCAGCAGCTCGAGGTCTGCCTCTGCACCCAGGCCAAGCTGCAAGCACAGCGGGACCTGCTGGCCGggaagctggcagagctgggtgccGGGGaccccctgcccgccctgcctgtGCAGGAGGACCGGCAGTCGGTCTCCTCTGTG CACACAGCTCATGTCTCTCCCCAGGAGCAGGAGCGGAGCAGGGCCACCACACTGGAGACCCTCAAGAACCACATCTCAGGCATCTTCAGCCCCAAGTACTCG CTGCCACCCCCCATGCCCCTGATCCCGGAGGTGCAGAAGCCGCTGTGCCAGCAGGTCTGGTACCACGGGGCCATCCCGCGCGTAGAAGTGCAGGAGCTACTGAGCTGCAGTGGGGACTTCCTGGTGCGGGAGAGCCAGGGCAAGCAGGAGTACGTGCTCAGTGTGCTGTGGGATGGGCAGCTCCGGCACTTCATCATCCAGGCTGCTGAC AACATGTACCGGCTGGAGGGGGAGGGCTTCCCCACCATCCCGCTGCTCATCGAGCAcctcctgcagagccagcagcccaTCACCCGGAAGAGCGGGATCATCCTGGCCAGGGCCGTGCCCAAG GACAAATGGGTGCTCAACCATGAGGATGTGCTGCTGGGGGAGCGCATTGGCCGG GGTAACTTTGGGGAGGTATTCAGCGGCCGGCTGCGTGCTGATAACACCCCCGTTGCTGTGAAATCCTGCCGGGAAACCCTCCCGCCTGAACTCAAGGCCAGGTTCCTGCAGGAAGCCAG GATCCTCAAACAGTACAACCACCCGAACATTGTCCGGCTCATTGGCGTCTGCACCCAGAAGCAGCCCATTTACATAGTCATGGAGCTGGTGCAGG GGGGGGACTTCCTGAGCTTCCTGCGCAACAAGGGGCCGCACCTGCGGGTGAAGGAGCTGATCAAGATGACTGAGAATGCTGCTGCTGGCATGGAGTACCTGGAGAGCAAGCACTGCATCCACAG GGACCTGGCCGCTCGCAACTGCCTGGTGACGGAGAAGAATGCCCTGAAGATCAGTGACTTTGGGATGTCacgggaggaggaggatggcatCTACGCCTCCACGGGGGGGATGAAGCAGATCCCTGTCAAGTGGACGGCGCCTGAAGCACTCAATTATG GCCGATACAGCTCGGAGAGCGATGTCTGGAGCTTCGGCATCCTGCTATGGGAAGCCTTCAGCCTGGGCGCCGTCCCCTACGCCAACCTCAGCAACCAGCAGACGCGAGAGGCGGTGGAGCAGG gcATGCGGCTGGACCCCCCCGAGCAGTGCCCCGAGGAGGTGTACCGGCTgatgcagcagtgctgggagtACGAGCCCCACAAGCGGCCCAGCTTCAGCACCATCCACCAGGACCTCATCACCATCCGCAAGAGGCACCGGTGA
- the FES gene encoding tyrosine-protein kinase Fes/Fps isoform X2, whose product MGFGPELWCPQGHSALLRLQDSELRLLELMKKWMSQRAKSDREYAGMLHHMFSQLEKQEGPGQLRTGDHGGQIGESWWVLASRTETLSQILRQHAEELAAGPLAKLSLLIRDKQQLRKAFSEQWQQLSQEYARITQQEMEKLKAQYRSLARDSAQAKRKYQEASKDKERDKAKEKYVRSLWKLYALHNQYVLAVQAATLHHHHHYQRALPSLHQSLYSLQQEMVLVLKEILREYYSISSLVQEDVLAVHREIASAIQAIEPATEYSGFIQSHRYGSELPLAVSFDESLLEETESLAPGELQLNELTVESVQHSLTSVKEELAAAMEVVSSKEQRVQELQAEIRDAEQGRSLGERVHLLGKRQGLQEVQQQLEVCLCTQAKLQAQRDLLAGKLAELGAGDPLPALPVQEDRQSVSSVEQERSRATTLETLKNHISGIFSPKYSLPPPMPLIPEVQKPLCQQVWYHGAIPRVEVQELLSCSGDFLVRESQGKQEYVLSVLWDGQLRHFIIQAADNMYRLEGEGFPTIPLLIEHLLQSQQPITRKSGIILARAVPKDKWVLNHEDVLLGERIGRGNFGEVFSGRLRADNTPVAVKSCRETLPPELKARFLQEARILKQYNHPNIVRLIGVCTQKQPIYIVMELVQGGDFLSFLRNKGPHLRVKELIKMTENAAAGMEYLESKHCIHRDLAARNCLVTEKNALKISDFGMSREEEDGIYASTGGMKQIPVKWTAPEALNYGRYSSESDVWSFGILLWEAFSLGAVPYANLSNQQTREAVEQGMRLDPPEQCPEEVYRLMQQCWEYEPHKRPSFSTIHQDLITIRKRHR is encoded by the exons ATGGGCTTCGGGCCAGAGCTGTGGTGCCCGCAGGGGCACAGCGCACTGCTGCGGCTGCAGGACAGCGAGCTGCGCCTCCTGGAGCTGATGAAGAAGTGGATGTCACAGCGCGCCAAGAGCGACCGGGAGTATGCGGGGATGCTGCACCACATGTTCTCCCAGCTGGAGAAGCAGGAGGGCCCTGGGCAGCTCCGCACTGGTGACCACGGTGGACAGATCGGGGAG TCCTGGTGGGTGCTGGCGAGCCGGACGGAGACGCTGAGCCAGATCCTGCGGCAGCACGCAGAGGAGCTGGCGGCAGGGCCGCTGGCCAAGCTGAGCCTGCTCATCCGCGACAAGCAGCAGCTCCGCAAGGCCTTCAGCgagcagtggcagcagctcagccaggaGTATGCCCGG ATCACGCAGCAGGAGATGGAGAAGCTGAAGGCGCAGTACCGCAGCCTGGCACGCGACAGTGCCCAGGCCAAGCGCAAGTATCAGGAGGCCAGCAAAG ACAAGGAGCGGGACAAGGCGAAGGAGAAGTACGTGCGCAGCCTCTGGAAGCTCTATGCTCTGCACAACCAGTACGTGCTGGCCGTGCAGGCAGCCAcgctccaccaccaccaccactaccaaCGGGCACTGCCCAGCCTCCACCAGTCCCTTTACAGCCTGCAGCAGGAGATGGTCCTCGTCCT GAAGGAGATCCTCAGAGAGTACTACAGCATCAGCAGCCTGGTGCAGGAGGACGTGCTGGCTGTGCACCGGGAAATTGCCAGCGCGATCCAGGCCATCGAGCCGGCCACGGAGTACAGCGGCTTCATCCAGAGCCACAG GTATGGCTCCGAGTTGCCGCTGGCCGTGTCCTTTGATGAGAGCTTGCTGGAGGAGACAGAGAGCCTGGCACCAGGGGAGCTGCAGCTGAACGAACTGACTGTGGAGAGCGTCCAGCACTC CCTGACATCGGtcaaggaggagctggcggccgcCATGGAGGTCGTGAGCAGCAAGGAGCAGCGGGTGCAGGAGCTGCAGGCGGAGATCCGGGATGCGGAGCAGGGCCGGAGCCTTGGGGAGCG GGTGCACTTGCTGGGCAAgcggcaggggctgcaggaggtgcaGCAGCAGCTCGAGGTCTGCCTCTGCACCCAGGCCAAGCTGCAAGCACAGCGGGACCTGCTGGCCGggaagctggcagagctgggtgccGGGGaccccctgcccgccctgcctgtGCAGGAGGACCGGCAGTCGGTCTCCTCTGTG GAGCAGGAGCGGAGCAGGGCCACCACACTGGAGACCCTCAAGAACCACATCTCAGGCATCTTCAGCCCCAAGTACTCG CTGCCACCCCCCATGCCCCTGATCCCGGAGGTGCAGAAGCCGCTGTGCCAGCAGGTCTGGTACCACGGGGCCATCCCGCGCGTAGAAGTGCAGGAGCTACTGAGCTGCAGTGGGGACTTCCTGGTGCGGGAGAGCCAGGGCAAGCAGGAGTACGTGCTCAGTGTGCTGTGGGATGGGCAGCTCCGGCACTTCATCATCCAGGCTGCTGAC AACATGTACCGGCTGGAGGGGGAGGGCTTCCCCACCATCCCGCTGCTCATCGAGCAcctcctgcagagccagcagcccaTCACCCGGAAGAGCGGGATCATCCTGGCCAGGGCCGTGCCCAAG GACAAATGGGTGCTCAACCATGAGGATGTGCTGCTGGGGGAGCGCATTGGCCGG GGTAACTTTGGGGAGGTATTCAGCGGCCGGCTGCGTGCTGATAACACCCCCGTTGCTGTGAAATCCTGCCGGGAAACCCTCCCGCCTGAACTCAAGGCCAGGTTCCTGCAGGAAGCCAG GATCCTCAAACAGTACAACCACCCGAACATTGTCCGGCTCATTGGCGTCTGCACCCAGAAGCAGCCCATTTACATAGTCATGGAGCTGGTGCAGG GGGGGGACTTCCTGAGCTTCCTGCGCAACAAGGGGCCGCACCTGCGGGTGAAGGAGCTGATCAAGATGACTGAGAATGCTGCTGCTGGCATGGAGTACCTGGAGAGCAAGCACTGCATCCACAG GGACCTGGCCGCTCGCAACTGCCTGGTGACGGAGAAGAATGCCCTGAAGATCAGTGACTTTGGGATGTCacgggaggaggaggatggcatCTACGCCTCCACGGGGGGGATGAAGCAGATCCCTGTCAAGTGGACGGCGCCTGAAGCACTCAATTATG GCCGATACAGCTCGGAGAGCGATGTCTGGAGCTTCGGCATCCTGCTATGGGAAGCCTTCAGCCTGGGCGCCGTCCCCTACGCCAACCTCAGCAACCAGCAGACGCGAGAGGCGGTGGAGCAGG gcATGCGGCTGGACCCCCCCGAGCAGTGCCCCGAGGAGGTGTACCGGCTgatgcagcagtgctgggagtACGAGCCCCACAAGCGGCCCAGCTTCAGCACCATCCACCAGGACCTCATCACCATCCGCAAGAGGCACCGGTGA
- the FES gene encoding tyrosine-protein kinase Fes/Fps isoform X3, with translation MGFGPELWCPQGHSALLRLQDSELRLLELMKKWMSQRAKSDREYAGMLHHMFSQLEKQEGPGQLRTGDHGGQIGESWWVLASRTETLSQILRQHAEELAAGPLAKLSLLIRDKQQLRKAFSEQWQQLSQEYARITQQEMEKLKAQYRSLARDSAQAKRKYQEASKDKERDKAKEKYVRSLWKLYALHNQYVLAVQAATLHHHHHYQRALPSLHQSLYSLQQEMVLVLKEILREYYSISSLVQEDVLAVHREIASAIQAIEPATEYSGFIQSHRYGSELPLAVSFDESLLEETESLAPGELQLNELTVESVQHSLTSVKEELAAAMEVVSSKEQRVQELQAEIRDAEQGRSLGERVHLLGKRQGLQEVQQQLEVCLCTQAKLQAQRDLLAGKLAELGAGDPLPALPVQEDRQSVSSVHTAHVSPQEQERSRATTLETLKNHISGIFSPKYSVWYHGAIPRVEVQELLSCSGDFLVRESQGKQEYVLSVLWDGQLRHFIIQAADNMYRLEGEGFPTIPLLIEHLLQSQQPITRKSGIILARAVPKDKWVLNHEDVLLGERIGRGNFGEVFSGRLRADNTPVAVKSCRETLPPELKARFLQEARILKQYNHPNIVRLIGVCTQKQPIYIVMELVQGGDFLSFLRNKGPHLRVKELIKMTENAAAGMEYLESKHCIHRDLAARNCLVTEKNALKISDFGMSREEEDGIYASTGGMKQIPVKWTAPEALNYGRYSSESDVWSFGILLWEAFSLGAVPYANLSNQQTREAVEQGMRLDPPEQCPEEVYRLMQQCWEYEPHKRPSFSTIHQDLITIRKRHR, from the exons ATGGGCTTCGGGCCAGAGCTGTGGTGCCCGCAGGGGCACAGCGCACTGCTGCGGCTGCAGGACAGCGAGCTGCGCCTCCTGGAGCTGATGAAGAAGTGGATGTCACAGCGCGCCAAGAGCGACCGGGAGTATGCGGGGATGCTGCACCACATGTTCTCCCAGCTGGAGAAGCAGGAGGGCCCTGGGCAGCTCCGCACTGGTGACCACGGTGGACAGATCGGGGAG TCCTGGTGGGTGCTGGCGAGCCGGACGGAGACGCTGAGCCAGATCCTGCGGCAGCACGCAGAGGAGCTGGCGGCAGGGCCGCTGGCCAAGCTGAGCCTGCTCATCCGCGACAAGCAGCAGCTCCGCAAGGCCTTCAGCgagcagtggcagcagctcagccaggaGTATGCCCGG ATCACGCAGCAGGAGATGGAGAAGCTGAAGGCGCAGTACCGCAGCCTGGCACGCGACAGTGCCCAGGCCAAGCGCAAGTATCAGGAGGCCAGCAAAG ACAAGGAGCGGGACAAGGCGAAGGAGAAGTACGTGCGCAGCCTCTGGAAGCTCTATGCTCTGCACAACCAGTACGTGCTGGCCGTGCAGGCAGCCAcgctccaccaccaccaccactaccaaCGGGCACTGCCCAGCCTCCACCAGTCCCTTTACAGCCTGCAGCAGGAGATGGTCCTCGTCCT GAAGGAGATCCTCAGAGAGTACTACAGCATCAGCAGCCTGGTGCAGGAGGACGTGCTGGCTGTGCACCGGGAAATTGCCAGCGCGATCCAGGCCATCGAGCCGGCCACGGAGTACAGCGGCTTCATCCAGAGCCACAG GTATGGCTCCGAGTTGCCGCTGGCCGTGTCCTTTGATGAGAGCTTGCTGGAGGAGACAGAGAGCCTGGCACCAGGGGAGCTGCAGCTGAACGAACTGACTGTGGAGAGCGTCCAGCACTC CCTGACATCGGtcaaggaggagctggcggccgcCATGGAGGTCGTGAGCAGCAAGGAGCAGCGGGTGCAGGAGCTGCAGGCGGAGATCCGGGATGCGGAGCAGGGCCGGAGCCTTGGGGAGCG GGTGCACTTGCTGGGCAAgcggcaggggctgcaggaggtgcaGCAGCAGCTCGAGGTCTGCCTCTGCACCCAGGCCAAGCTGCAAGCACAGCGGGACCTGCTGGCCGggaagctggcagagctgggtgccGGGGaccccctgcccgccctgcctgtGCAGGAGGACCGGCAGTCGGTCTCCTCTGTG CACACAGCTCATGTCTCTCCCCAGGAGCAGGAGCGGAGCAGGGCCACCACACTGGAGACCCTCAAGAACCACATCTCAGGCATCTTCAGCCCCAAGTACTCG GTCTGGTACCACGGGGCCATCCCGCGCGTAGAAGTGCAGGAGCTACTGAGCTGCAGTGGGGACTTCCTGGTGCGGGAGAGCCAGGGCAAGCAGGAGTACGTGCTCAGTGTGCTGTGGGATGGGCAGCTCCGGCACTTCATCATCCAGGCTGCTGAC AACATGTACCGGCTGGAGGGGGAGGGCTTCCCCACCATCCCGCTGCTCATCGAGCAcctcctgcagagccagcagcccaTCACCCGGAAGAGCGGGATCATCCTGGCCAGGGCCGTGCCCAAG GACAAATGGGTGCTCAACCATGAGGATGTGCTGCTGGGGGAGCGCATTGGCCGG GGTAACTTTGGGGAGGTATTCAGCGGCCGGCTGCGTGCTGATAACACCCCCGTTGCTGTGAAATCCTGCCGGGAAACCCTCCCGCCTGAACTCAAGGCCAGGTTCCTGCAGGAAGCCAG GATCCTCAAACAGTACAACCACCCGAACATTGTCCGGCTCATTGGCGTCTGCACCCAGAAGCAGCCCATTTACATAGTCATGGAGCTGGTGCAGG GGGGGGACTTCCTGAGCTTCCTGCGCAACAAGGGGCCGCACCTGCGGGTGAAGGAGCTGATCAAGATGACTGAGAATGCTGCTGCTGGCATGGAGTACCTGGAGAGCAAGCACTGCATCCACAG GGACCTGGCCGCTCGCAACTGCCTGGTGACGGAGAAGAATGCCCTGAAGATCAGTGACTTTGGGATGTCacgggaggaggaggatggcatCTACGCCTCCACGGGGGGGATGAAGCAGATCCCTGTCAAGTGGACGGCGCCTGAAGCACTCAATTATG GCCGATACAGCTCGGAGAGCGATGTCTGGAGCTTCGGCATCCTGCTATGGGAAGCCTTCAGCCTGGGCGCCGTCCCCTACGCCAACCTCAGCAACCAGCAGACGCGAGAGGCGGTGGAGCAGG gcATGCGGCTGGACCCCCCCGAGCAGTGCCCCGAGGAGGTGTACCGGCTgatgcagcagtgctgggagtACGAGCCCCACAAGCGGCCCAGCTTCAGCACCATCCACCAGGACCTCATCACCATCCGCAAGAGGCACCGGTGA